In a genomic window of Quercus lobata isolate SW786 chromosome 4, ValleyOak3.0 Primary Assembly, whole genome shotgun sequence:
- the LOC115983158 gene encoding protein GRAVITROPIC IN THE LIGHT 1-like, translating into MPETDNISSSKPPQISEMFTKFAQAFKSKTFEFFTEIEPIDDSDGYSLLDSAEEVITDQKVVVIKPDPTRQAPSFGIEPTPPPSAITRPWSQTQMKTVDTQVSQTLISSVFATVSSFEASYFQLQTAHVPFVEENVKEADRALVSHLHRLSEFKQFYKDLVKNPDFDADLGIGSCLEAQVQENQSKLRILGTVSNRLQSEIDQKDNEVLALKKKLGEIRKSNLKLSKKLSGNFDSSCEVFLSVRVFDSVLHDACRATHRFTKILIELMTKAMWDLDLAANSVYLDIEYAKKGHNRYAFLSYVCLGMFRGFDLKGFGLGENDIVCNGHVLNSEKNGTSMKQLLEHVSSNPMELLSMNQSCDFSKFCENKYQELVNPTMESSIFSNLAHKEVILNSWKSLSVFYDSFVRMASSIWTLHKLAFSFDPVVEIFQVERGVDFSMVYMEDVTRRCILPGKTRAKVGFTVVPGFKIGRTIIQAQVYLNGLKCTELGVDEVANCGNGSEQDRFIR; encoded by the coding sequence ATGCCAGAAACAGATAATATTAGCTCCTCAAAACCCCCACAAATCTCCGAAATGTTCACAAAATTTGCTCAGGCTTTCAAGTCCAAGACCTTCGAATTCTTCACGGAAATCGAACCCATCGACGATTCTGATGGGTACTCACTACTTGACTCAGCTGAAGAAGTCATCACAGACCAGAAAGTCGTGGTGATCAAGCCTGACCCAACTCGTCAAGCTCCCTCTTTTGGGATAGAGCCAACACCGCCACCATCAGCGATAACAAGGCCATGGAGTCAGACCCAGATGAAAACTGTGGATACCCAGGTGAGCCAGACACTGATTTCGTCGGTTTTCGCTACGGTTTCGTCGTTTGAAGCTTCGTACTTTCAGTTACAGACAGCCCACGTTCCGTTTGTTGAGGAAAATGTGAAGGAAGCGGATAGAGCTTTGGTCTCACACCTGCATAGGTTGTCTGAGTTCAAGCAATTCTACAAGGATTTAGTGAAGAACCCGGATTTTGATGCTGATTTGGGAATTGGGTCTTGCTTGGAAGCTCAGGTGCAAGAGAATCAGAGCAAGTTGCGGATACTTGGGACCGTTTCGAACCGGTTACAGTCGGAGATTGATCAGAAAGACAACGAGGTTTTGGCTCTGAAGAAGAAGCTGGGTGAGATTCGTAAGTCTAATTTGAAGTTGTCCAAGAAGTTGTCTGGTAATTTCGATTCATCTTGTGAGGTTTTTTTGTCTGTTAGAGTATTTGATTCTGTGTTACATGATGCTTGTAGAGCAACACATAGGTTTACTAAGATTTTGATTGAATTGATGACAAAAGCTATGTGGGATTTGGATTTGGCTGCCAATTCTGTTTATTTGGATATTGAGTATGCGAAAAAGGGGCATAATCGTTATGCGTTTTTGTCGTATGTTTGTTTAGGGATGTTTAGGGGATTTGATTTAAAAGGGTTTGGATTGGGTGAGAATGATATTGTGTGTAATGGGCATGTTTTGAATTCGGAAAAGAATGGTACTTCTATGAAGCAATTACTCGAGCATGTATCGAGCAATCCTATGGAGTTGCTAAGTATGAATCAGAGttgtgatttttcaaaattttgtgagAATAAGTATCAAGAGCTTGTCAACCCCACCATGGAATCGTCAATTTTCAGTAATTTGGCCCATAAAGAAGTGATATTGAATTCATGGAAATCATTGAGTGTGTTCTATGACTCGTTTGTTAGAATGGCTAGCTCAATATGGACACTACATAAGTTGGCATTTTCGTTTGATCCTGTGGTTGAGATTTTTCAAGTGGAGAGAGGTGTGGATTTCTCGATGGTGTACATGGAAGATGTCACAAGGAGATGTATATTGCCAGGTAAAACTAGAGCAAAGGTGGGGTTCACTGTGGTTCCAGGTTTTAAAATCGGAAGGACAATAATTCAAGCACAGGTTTATTTAAATGGCTTGAAATGTACAGAGTTAGGAGTTGATGAAGTTGCTAATTGTGGGAATGGTAGTGAACAAGACAGATTTATTAGGTAA